One part of the Maribacter aquivivus genome encodes these proteins:
- a CDS encoding PQQ-dependent sugar dehydrogenase: MKKNYRGIILLSITFVLLTSFVPLFFGPGLTEVKSFNLVLDTNFDPLPTGSEPYDVAFLNLDFDTPLNFNVVPNSNNIVVGQRDGKVFWFDDNENVAQKSLLVDLSSEVGGKVWDGGFLGLSIHPQFGAGTGKNFMYVYYTTQSSDKTLEGPLSFSCGLERFHGNYLVLEKFEVDAISMQFVANSRATLIKRRMFNTTHRGGGMEFGNDGYLYVSTGDQAAYINAQQITENLDGGVLRLDVDMDLSRSHVPSHVLGVDAGNSDESSGVHYTIPNDNPFVNESGNIFGEYFSMGHRNPHRLTKDSQTGIFYIGEVGEDSHEEINVLSSGKNYGWPLYEGFSGPKYTCLPALYNNMQHTRPLVSFPRTDANAIIGGYVYRGNAIPELTGKYICADYGVGSEIWAVDTSNGNYELLGNFAPTNIVSFGQDKDGELYLLKQGEDVKLYKMKSKSLIESAPQTLTETGVFIGDVSNLEVREGFIPYDLIDSFFSDGAIKSRWMAIPNDGVHNTASEKINFSENGNWNFPIGTVLIKHFDYPIDERNPSITRKVETRFSIKNTDGNFYFLTYNWNDQQSEAYLVDSGFDESISVTDANGSTRQVDWHFPSEGECLSCHNPSSDGTLGPRTRYLNKNYDYSELGGAIGNQLVTLSSLGILDQSITDTETWEYITHTSIKDLNSNLEDRARSYLDLNCAYCHNPDTDNRANFDLRLNRTLSQTGLLTAGVNESLNIDSEEKILFEGEALKSIIYHRTASIQPGIMMPPLAKNQVDEEGIILLENWINSLIPSVNPPNSGVYRLVNVFTNNSLQAINGGIGNTVNIVSQGYQEEEWQQFQFDNAAVGYYEFKAIHSGRFLDVAGFGPMTGSNVWQYDGNGSDAQLWEVIDAGEDSYYIVNKRTSMYLKTLADGNVIVAANDGSDSIKWRFESTENSPVANAYHYRLNAAGPSVVSSDSGPDWVAGATGNGTFNGDGYTVTAGNVGGANPVLDYSLRDSSIPSWMDAATYTS; the protein is encoded by the coding sequence ATGAAAAAGAATTACAGGGGTATAATTTTACTATCGATCACATTTGTTTTACTAACAAGTTTCGTTCCCTTATTTTTTGGACCAGGTCTAACAGAAGTTAAATCTTTTAACTTAGTTTTAGATACTAATTTTGACCCTTTACCAACAGGTTCAGAACCATACGATGTCGCATTCTTAAATTTAGATTTTGATACTCCTTTAAACTTTAATGTGGTACCTAATTCTAATAATATTGTAGTTGGCCAACGAGATGGAAAAGTCTTCTGGTTTGATGATAATGAGAACGTAGCCCAAAAAAGTTTATTAGTCGACTTGTCTTCTGAAGTAGGTGGTAAAGTATGGGATGGCGGTTTTTTAGGTTTAAGCATTCATCCACAATTTGGTGCTGGTACGGGTAAAAATTTCATGTATGTTTATTACACCACACAGTCTAGTGATAAAACTTTAGAAGGGCCATTGTCCTTCTCTTGTGGCTTAGAAAGGTTTCACGGCAATTATTTGGTGTTAGAGAAATTCGAGGTTGATGCTATATCTATGCAGTTTGTAGCTAATAGTAGGGCAACTTTAATTAAAAGGCGAATGTTCAATACTACCCATAGGGGTGGCGGTATGGAATTCGGTAATGATGGTTATTTATATGTCTCTACGGGTGATCAAGCAGCATATATCAATGCACAACAAATTACAGAAAATCTAGATGGTGGTGTACTTCGGTTAGATGTAGATATGGATCTCTCTAGAAGTCATGTGCCTTCACATGTTTTAGGTGTTGATGCTGGTAATTCTGATGAGTCTTCAGGTGTGCATTATACTATACCAAATGATAATCCATTTGTAAATGAGAGCGGTAATATATTTGGTGAATACTTCTCTATGGGTCATCGTAATCCACATCGATTAACTAAAGATAGCCAAACCGGTATATTTTATATTGGTGAGGTTGGCGAAGACAGTCATGAAGAGATAAATGTACTTTCTTCTGGTAAAAATTATGGATGGCCTCTTTACGAAGGATTTTCCGGTCCTAAGTATACTTGTTTGCCTGCATTATATAATAACATGCAACATACAAGACCTTTAGTTTCTTTTCCAAGAACAGATGCTAATGCCATTATTGGTGGCTATGTATATCGGGGTAATGCAATACCAGAATTAACAGGTAAATATATTTGTGCTGATTACGGTGTTGGTAGTGAAATTTGGGCGGTTGATACAAGTAATGGTAATTATGAACTTTTAGGCAACTTTGCACCAACTAATATTGTTTCTTTTGGACAAGATAAAGATGGTGAACTTTATCTTTTAAAACAGGGCGAAGATGTTAAGTTGTATAAGATGAAATCTAAATCACTTATAGAATCTGCTCCACAAACCTTAACAGAAACTGGTGTATTTATTGGAGATGTATCTAATTTAGAGGTTCGCGAAGGTTTTATCCCATATGATTTAATAGATTCTTTCTTTTCTGATGGTGCTATTAAAAGTAGATGGATGGCAATACCTAATGATGGGGTACACAATACTGCATCAGAAAAAATCAACTTTTCTGAAAATGGTAATTGGAATTTTCCAATTGGTACAGTACTCATCAAACATTTTGACTATCCTATAGATGAGAGAAATCCTAGCATAACCAGAAAAGTAGAAACTAGATTTTCTATTAAAAATACAGATGGTAATTTTTATTTTCTGACTTATAATTGGAATGACCAACAGTCAGAAGCTTATTTAGTAGATAGTGGCTTTGATGAAAGTATTTCTGTTACTGATGCCAACGGTTCAACGCGACAAGTTGATTGGCATTTTCCTTCAGAAGGAGAATGTTTAAGTTGTCATAATCCTTCCAGTGATGGAACCTTAGGTCCTCGAACTAGATATTTAAATAAAAATTATGATTATAGTGAACTAGGGGGTGCAATTGGTAATCAATTGGTGACGTTAAGCTCTTTAGGTATATTAGATCAGTCTATTACAGATACTGAAACTTGGGAATATATAACCCATACCTCTATAAAAGACTTGAATAGTAATTTAGAAGATAGGGCAAGATCATATTTAGATTTAAATTGTGCTTATTGCCATAATCCAGATACAGATAATAGAGCAAATTTTGATTTACGTCTTAATCGAACATTATCACAAACAGGATTGTTGACAGCAGGTGTAAATGAATCTCTAAATATAGACTCAGAGGAGAAAATATTATTTGAAGGTGAAGCATTAAAATCGATAATTTATCACCGTACCGCCAGTATTCAACCGGGTATAATGATGCCGCCTTTAGCTAAAAATCAAGTAGATGAAGAAGGTATTATCTTATTAGAAAACTGGATCAATAGTCTTATTCCTTCTGTAAATCCTCCAAATTCTGGAGTTTATCGTCTAGTAAATGTTTTTACAAATAATTCACTTCAGGCAATTAATGGTGGTATTGGTAATACTGTGAATATTGTTAGCCAAGGTTATCAAGAAGAAGAATGGCAACAATTTCAATTCGATAATGCTGCTGTAGGTTATTATGAATTTAAGGCTATTCATAGTGGTAGATTTTTAGATGTTGCAGGTTTCGGCCCAATGACTGGTAGTAATGTTTGGCAGTATGATGGAAATGGTTCTGATGCGCAATTGTGGGAGGTCATAGATGCAGGTGAAGATTCTTACTATATCGTTAATAAAAGAACTTCAATGTATTTAAAAACATTGGCAGATGGTAATGTTATTGTTGCCGCAAATGATGGTTCGGATAGCATAAAATGGAGATTTGAAAGCACAGAAAATTCACCTGTAGCTAATGCCTATCATTATCGACTGAATGCAGCTGGTCCTTCAGTAGTCTCTAGCGACAGCGGTCCCGACTGGGTAGCTGGCGCAACCGGCAACGGCACCTTCAATGGTGACGGTTATACGGTAACGGCAGGTAATGTCGGCGGCGCGAACCCTGTACTTGATTATAGTTTGCGCGACAGTTCCATACCTTCTTGGATGGATGCCGCTACATATACATCCAT
- a CDS encoding acyltransferase, producing the protein MKNQYLKLKEVCDEGNISTIKVVLYSLFYKLVHKKNIVLYPKVKIYGNKNITTKGKRVLIGLRTVNFATPTEKTFLNISGQLIFKGGFSIGKGCKIDVREGGVLEIGKGGYMNSYTQMVVVHKVSIGDNCAISWDCQFLDEDFHEIYYPKKVKNPKKVPRTKDIYIGNNVWIGCGVKIYKGSYIADGSIVASNSIVKGRFEQKNCLIGGHPAKLLKEDAHWK; encoded by the coding sequence ATGAAAAATCAATACCTCAAACTTAAAGAAGTTTGCGATGAAGGGAACATTAGCACTATAAAAGTGGTATTGTATTCTTTATTTTACAAGCTCGTTCACAAAAAGAACATTGTTCTATACCCCAAGGTTAAAATTTACGGTAACAAAAATATAACCACTAAAGGTAAAAGAGTTCTTATAGGTTTACGAACAGTAAATTTTGCCACTCCCACGGAAAAAACTTTTTTAAACATTAGTGGTCAACTTATTTTTAAAGGTGGGTTTTCGATTGGAAAAGGCTGTAAGATAGATGTAAGAGAAGGTGGTGTTTTAGAGATTGGTAAAGGCGGCTATATGAATTCTTATACCCAAATGGTCGTAGTACACAAAGTCAGTATTGGTGACAACTGTGCCATATCTTGGGATTGTCAGTTTTTAGATGAAGACTTTCATGAAATATATTATCCAAAAAAAGTCAAAAACCCTAAGAAGGTACCAAGAACAAAAGATATCTATATAGGTAATAATGTGTGGATCGGTTGTGGTGTAAAAATTTATAAAGGATCTTACATTGCTGATGGCAGTATAGTAGCCAGTAATTCTATAGTAAAAGGAAGGTTTGAGCAAAAGAACTGCTTAATAGGCGGGCATCCTGCCAAACTATTAAAAGAAGACGCACATTGGAAATAA
- a CDS encoding polyprenol monophosphomannose synthase, with translation MKNKVLIIVPTYNEIDNIPVILKQIYAQEEFIDQNKKIHVLVVDDNSPDGTADLVKKLQSELYSDKLYLLQREGKQGLGTAYIAGFKWAISNNYDYVFEMDADLSHNPKYLPDFLEKIKTSDLVLGTRYMKGGGVVNWGKHRILISKGGNLYSKVILGLPFRDLTGGYKCFSVEVLKTIDLDSIISNGYAFQIELTYRAYLRGFKISETPIIFHDRVAGKSKLSNNVFTEAVKNIILLRLRKNSLLKEFNNLSKSYSAVESVKG, from the coding sequence ATGAAAAATAAAGTTTTAATCATTGTACCGACTTACAACGAAATAGATAACATACCTGTTATCTTAAAACAAATATATGCTCAAGAAGAATTTATAGATCAAAATAAAAAAATTCATGTCTTAGTTGTTGATGACAATTCGCCAGACGGAACAGCAGATTTAGTAAAAAAGCTACAATCGGAGCTTTACAGTGACAAACTATATCTTTTACAACGTGAAGGCAAACAAGGGTTAGGTACTGCTTATATAGCTGGTTTTAAATGGGCCATAAGCAATAATTATGACTATGTATTTGAAATGGATGCAGATTTGTCGCATAACCCTAAATATTTACCTGACTTTCTTGAAAAAATAAAAACCTCTGATCTGGTTCTTGGCACCAGATATATGAAAGGTGGCGGTGTTGTAAATTGGGGAAAGCATAGAATTCTAATTAGTAAAGGAGGAAATCTATATTCTAAGGTAATTTTAGGTTTACCGTTTAGAGATTTAACAGGAGGCTATAAATGTTTTTCAGTTGAAGTTTTAAAGACCATAGACTTAGACTCTATTATCTCTAACGGATATGCTTTTCAAATCGAATTAACTTATAGAGCATACTTAAGAGGATTTAAAATAAGTGAAACACCGATTATATTCCACGATCGTGTGGCAGGAAAGTCTAAGCTATCTAACAATGTTTTCACCGAAGCTGTTAAGAATATAATACTACTAAGGTTAAGAAAAAACTCCCTATTAAAAGAGTTTAATAACCTTTCAAAATCATACAGCGCAGTAGAGTCTGTAAAAGGATAA
- a CDS encoding GNAT family N-acetyltransferase — protein sequence MQSTQTYKLTVQALDSEEILDLYSKSLDSLNCVCPYYAYELLLSDENEIQKLHFFSFNDEDGSLLAIMPFLVRDIIINDENTGLKDVSSPWGYNGPYFKENASSDLKTKFWKQVDEWYASENIVTEFVRFNLYGHYSEYTGETVHTLLNVRGNITDWEQFWSNLKSNTRNQFRKAEKLGLSFKLVYKDIEKEHIAAFYDLYIDTMDRRDAKDFFYHKLDYFVHLWEMNKDKCAIGLVYKDGVAISTELFLLTHDTVYSFLGGTDANYFKLRPNEYLKINAIQWAGEAGFTYYNIGGGLSNSKEDNLYLYKRKYFPLDEDVDFYTGRKILDEKAYDKLVAMNKSDADIVASKDLANGYFPKYRM from the coding sequence ATGCAGTCTACTCAGACCTACAAATTAACTGTACAAGCGTTAGATTCAGAAGAAATATTAGATTTATATTCGAAATCTTTAGATAGTCTAAACTGTGTTTGCCCATATTATGCTTACGAACTTTTATTAAGTGATGAAAATGAAATTCAAAAACTTCATTTTTTCTCATTTAATGATGAAGATGGTTCTTTGCTAGCTATTATGCCTTTCTTGGTACGCGATATCATTATCAATGATGAGAATACGGGTCTAAAAGATGTAAGTAGTCCTTGGGGTTATAATGGTCCATATTTTAAAGAAAATGCTAGTTCTGATTTAAAAACGAAATTTTGGAAGCAAGTTGACGAATGGTATGCTAGTGAGAACATCGTAACAGAATTTGTTCGTTTTAATTTATATGGTCATTATTCAGAATATACTGGTGAAACAGTACACACGCTACTAAACGTTAGAGGAAATATTACAGATTGGGAGCAGTTTTGGTCTAATTTAAAATCGAATACTAGAAATCAATTTAGAAAAGCTGAGAAATTAGGTCTTTCTTTCAAATTGGTATATAAAGACATAGAAAAGGAGCACATAGCTGCTTTTTATGATTTATATATAGATACTATGGATCGTAGAGATGCAAAAGACTTTTTCTACCATAAATTAGATTATTTCGTTCATTTATGGGAAATGAATAAAGATAAATGTGCTATTGGTTTAGTTTATAAAGATGGTGTAGCCATTTCTACTGAATTATTTCTTTTAACACATGATACTGTATATTCATTCTTAGGGGGTACAGATGCAAATTATTTTAAGCTAAGACCTAATGAGTATTTAAAAATTAATGCCATACAGTGGGCGGGTGAAGCTGGTTTTACCTATTACAATATCGGTGGTGGTTTGTCTAACAGTAAAGAAGATAATTTATACTTATATAAAAGAAAATATTTTCCTTTAGATGAAGATGTAGATTTTTACACTGGTAGAAAAATCTTAGATGAAAAAGCCTATGATAAGTTGGTGGCCATGAATAAGTCAGATGCTGATATTGTAGCTTCTAAAGACTTAGCTAATGGTTATTTTCCTAAGTACCGAATGTAA
- a CDS encoding sugar transferase: MYKKYFKRPLDFFLALFGFLLVLPIVVITAIILAISFKESPFFVQRRPGRHEKIFSILKLKTMNNKRDAEGNLLPDSERLTPLGVFVRKTSIDELPQLLNVIKGEMSLIGPRPLLIRYLPYYTTEERKRFVARPGITGLAQVSGRNLITWESKFENDVKYVENLSFANDVKILWMTFQKVIKSADIEVDPNANPTTEAMDLIRQRQPEFQHIQPIS; this comes from the coding sequence ATGTATAAAAAATACTTTAAAAGACCTTTAGATTTTTTTCTTGCCCTATTTGGCTTTCTTTTGGTTTTACCTATTGTAGTTATAACCGCAATTATATTAGCCATCAGTTTTAAAGAAAGCCCTTTCTTTGTTCAGAGAAGACCTGGTAGACACGAAAAGATATTTTCGATTTTGAAATTGAAAACTATGAATAACAAACGTGATGCTGAAGGCAACTTATTACCTGATAGTGAACGTTTAACACCTCTTGGCGTATTTGTTCGTAAAACTTCAATAGATGAATTACCACAATTATTGAATGTGATCAAGGGTGAAATGAGTTTAATAGGGCCTAGACCACTTTTAATACGATACCTACCCTACTACACTACTGAAGAACGTAAAAGATTTGTTGCAAGACCAGGTATTACAGGTCTCGCGCAAGTATCTGGTAGAAATTTAATTACTTGGGAAAGCAAATTTGAAAACGATGTAAAATATGTCGAAAATTTAAGTTTTGCTAATGATGTAAAAATTCTATGGATGACTTTTCAAAAAGTTATAAAATCTGCAGATATTGAAGTTGACCCTAATGCCAACCCAACTACTGAGGCCATGGACCTTATTCGTCAAAGACAACCTGAATTTCAACATATTCAACCTATCTCATGA
- a CDS encoding T9SS type A sorting domain-containing protein: DGELDVTFLHGTENTLVNAIEVKKMISVSSKTRFVINETINKFDFSISRNPITTTDQIQLSIVSPNEVAGIIKIYGLDGKLINTTKVKFNEGRDEVVLPNLNLQQGYYLVQVENNGAFILRKILIN, encoded by the coding sequence GACGGGGAACTGGATGTTACCTTCCTTCACGGTACTGAGAATACATTGGTCAATGCCATCGAAGTGAAGAAAATGATCAGTGTAAGTTCAAAAACTCGTTTTGTAATTAATGAAACAATTAACAAATTTGATTTCTCTATTAGTCGTAATCCTATTACCACAACAGATCAAATTCAATTATCAATTGTGAGTCCGAATGAAGTAGCGGGAATAATCAAAATTTATGGATTGGATGGTAAATTAATAAACACTACTAAAGTCAAGTTCAATGAAGGTAGAGATGAAGTAGTGCTTCCTAATTTAAACTTACAGCAAGGCTACTATTTGGTGCAAGTTGAGAATAATGGTGCGTTCATACTTAGAAAGATATTGATTAATTAG
- a CDS encoding glycosyltransferase family 4 protein, translating into MKILFIVMRFGKDGLATNILDLTKGMVEKGHEVHILTSGYKIKSSNNTEFFDNLKSEFQHLGVHMHYFKEPKGNAIKKGIQTILSFSKVMLQVKKINADVIHCHSPNMTFVPWLLGKKCVSTVHADTITPNFRYKHPTLLIAVSEGSKEFTERVMHSPEESIRMVYHGIDERFAEVEDAATLVALKEKEHIPTDKIIIGVVGRITPMKGQDVLANAIGKYLSPELKEKIHIVLLGDYESNGSKEWFDTFLKDNRLQNQITILSFRDPKPYYQLFDVFVLPSRSDTFGLVAVEAMMGGCCVIRSNSNGAYDQITDGENGFIFPMDDEAALAKLLEKVLTNEDLRSKLGVAARKTALEKFTKTQMINNTLEVYKELL; encoded by the coding sequence ATGAAAATTCTCTTTATTGTAATGCGATTTGGTAAAGATGGGCTTGCTACCAATATCTTAGATTTAACTAAAGGTATGGTAGAGAAGGGGCATGAAGTTCATATTTTAACCAGTGGTTATAAAATAAAATCTTCAAATAATACCGAGTTTTTTGACAACCTTAAAAGTGAATTCCAGCATCTTGGGGTACACATGCATTATTTTAAAGAACCTAAAGGAAATGCTATTAAAAAGGGAATACAAACCATTCTCAGCTTTTCGAAGGTAATGTTACAAGTAAAAAAAATAAATGCCGATGTTATTCACTGCCATTCGCCAAATATGACATTTGTACCATGGCTTTTGGGCAAAAAATGTGTCTCTACAGTCCATGCAGACACCATAACACCTAATTTCAGATACAAGCACCCTACCCTACTGATTGCAGTAAGTGAAGGTTCTAAAGAATTTACCGAGCGTGTTATGCATTCGCCAGAAGAAAGTATACGTATGGTATACCATGGTATAGATGAGCGATTTGCAGAAGTAGAAGATGCCGCTACATTAGTTGCCCTAAAAGAAAAAGAACATATACCAACAGATAAAATTATAATTGGTGTGGTTGGTAGAATTACCCCAATGAAAGGGCAAGATGTTTTAGCCAACGCCATTGGTAAATACCTATCGCCCGAACTAAAAGAAAAAATACATATTGTTCTCTTAGGTGATTATGAATCTAATGGATCAAAAGAGTGGTTTGACACTTTTTTGAAAGATAATAGGCTACAAAATCAAATAACAATTCTGTCGTTTAGAGATCCTAAGCCCTATTATCAACTATTCGATGTTTTTGTACTTCCTTCACGCTCAGACACTTTTGGATTAGTTGCCGTAGAAGCTATGATGGGTGGCTGCTGTGTTATTCGTTCAAATTCTAATGGCGCTTATGATCAAATTACCGATGGTGAAAACGGATTTATTTTCCCAATGGATGATGAAGCTGCACTAGCGAAGCTTTTAGAAAAAGTACTGACAAATGAAGATTTACGTAGTAAATTAGGTGTTGCGGCTAGAAAAACAGCATTAGAAAAGTTTACAAAAACGCAAATGATCAACAATACTTTGGAGGTTTATAAAGAATTACTTTAA
- a CDS encoding glycosyltransferase family 39 protein gives MNIKNDFFKAFSFTVLIAGLFLLFASKSSPIYPLNDWVDANAIFTVGKSMMDGKVVYKDIFEQKGPTLYLIHGVGSLISHNTFIGIYLMEVIAFAFFLFFGRRIFRLYFNPQLSNLSTILLAFFMVNVTNFVHGDSAEEYCIPLLGASLFYLIRHLKEGNRSLMSFKMLLVNGILAGSVIWIKYSMIGFWFGWMLVVLFTLLIDKKIFRAFQASLVFLLGMVLSGIPWFIYFYSVGGLSNFIDVYFITNIKYYASSSGMLMNLVTIIGKIILVYFRQNPVFGILFLVGLAGFTITKKAESSKMVKLGILVPFVFLFLSVYGGGIRLDYYFQIFTPFIFLGILFVLKLMPSNLLSIIQSKANYFAVGTIVILCIIMNFRHHNSYMRDYNKADLFQYQFADYIKEYNNPTLLNYMFLDMGVYNTANIEPTTFYYMKHNFDYDVYPFDVDALNSYVRNKEIDFVVLRANTDKPYTNELLEANYTLVMEKNQYYEEEIHRFMLYRLNGLEK, from the coding sequence ATGAATATCAAAAATGATTTCTTTAAGGCATTCAGCTTTACGGTATTAATTGCTGGTTTATTCTTGTTATTTGCTTCTAAATCGTCGCCAATATATCCACTCAATGATTGGGTAGATGCCAACGCTATTTTTACGGTCGGTAAGAGTATGATGGATGGTAAAGTGGTATATAAAGATATATTTGAACAGAAAGGACCCACATTATATTTAATTCATGGTGTAGGCTCTTTAATATCTCATAATACATTTATTGGAATTTATCTGATGGAAGTTATTGCGTTTGCATTTTTCCTGTTTTTTGGAAGAAGAATATTTAGATTGTACTTCAATCCGCAGTTATCCAACCTGTCAACTATTTTATTGGCATTCTTCATGGTTAATGTAACTAATTTTGTTCATGGTGATAGTGCTGAAGAATATTGTATCCCGTTACTCGGAGCAAGTTTATTTTATTTAATAAGACATCTAAAAGAAGGTAATAGGAGTTTGATGTCATTTAAAATGTTGTTGGTTAATGGCATATTGGCCGGATCAGTAATTTGGATTAAGTACTCTATGATTGGCTTTTGGTTCGGGTGGATGTTAGTTGTACTTTTCACATTGCTTATCGATAAAAAAATATTTAGAGCTTTTCAGGCAAGTTTGGTATTTCTTTTAGGAATGGTGTTATCAGGTATACCATGGTTCATATATTTTTATTCTGTAGGCGGTCTTTCCAACTTTATTGATGTGTATTTTATAACGAATATAAAATACTATGCTAGTTCTAGCGGAATGTTAATGAATCTAGTAACCATAATTGGTAAAATTATACTTGTGTATTTTAGGCAGAATCCGGTGTTTGGTATTTTATTTCTTGTGGGTCTTGCTGGATTCACGATTACTAAAAAAGCGGAATCAAGCAAAATGGTAAAGTTGGGTATTTTAGTACCCTTCGTTTTTCTTTTTCTATCAGTTTATGGAGGCGGAATTCGATTAGATTATTATTTTCAAATATTCACACCCTTTATATTCTTGGGCATTTTATTTGTTTTGAAATTAATGCCAAGTAATCTGTTAAGTATAATTCAAAGTAAGGCAAACTATTTTGCAGTAGGTACTATTGTAATTTTATGTATAATAATGAATTTTAGGCACCATAATTCGTATATGCGTGATTATAATAAAGCTGATTTATTTCAATATCAATTTGCAGATTATATAAAAGAGTATAACAATCCAACGTTATTGAATTATATGTTTCTTGATATGGGTGTTTATAATACGGCTAATATTGAACCTACTACCTTTTATTACATGAAACATAACTTTGATTATGATGTATACCCTTTTGATGTAGATGCGCTTAATTCGTATGTAAGAAACAAAGAAATTGATTTTGTAGTATTACGGGCTAATACAGACAAACCTTATACTAACGAACTGTTAGAGGCAAATTATACATTGGTAATGGAGAAAAATCAATACTATGAAGAAGAAATTCATAGGTTCATGCTTTATAGGCTTAACGGTTTAGAAAAGTAA
- a CDS encoding GtrA family protein gives MKIDLRKSAFLKFLVVGGFGTIINISCYTIFVKYGIHFIIASLLAFVIAVTSNYYFNSIWTFKNRAVHKTKLKKYFEFISISSLNLVTNLIILSISLWFLNKNISFGDFLSNNLSFLLEGDAVFYNKIVSQVIGIGFATVLNYLGNKFITFKEDTQNTFIKP, from the coding sequence ATGAAAATTGACCTGCGAAAATCAGCATTTTTAAAATTTCTAGTAGTTGGTGGTTTTGGAACCATCATCAATATTAGCTGTTATACTATTTTTGTAAAATATGGAATACACTTTATAATAGCATCGCTACTAGCGTTTGTAATTGCTGTTACCAGCAACTATTATTTTAATTCTATTTGGACCTTTAAAAATAGAGCTGTACATAAAACAAAGCTCAAAAAATACTTTGAATTCATAAGTATAAGCAGCCTTAATTTAGTAACTAACTTAATTATACTATCAATCTCACTTTGGTTTTTAAATAAAAACATAAGCTTTGGTGACTTTCTATCGAATAATTTGAGTTTTTTACTTGAAGGTGATGCCGTTTTTTATAACAAAATAGTATCTCAAGTTATCGGAATTGGATTTGCTACAGTTCTAAATTATTTAGGTAATAAATTTATAACTTTCAAAGAAGATACCCAGAACACATTCATAAAGCCCTAG